The following proteins come from a genomic window of Gemmatimonas sp.:
- the fliE gene encoding flagellar hook-basal body complex protein FliE codes for MQTRLDLYTRNLTLGQDRPLATAVPITGESDNSFGDTFTRVLNEVSDARDRSGDLTKRFAAGENVELHQVMAASEEAGVALDLIIELRNKVVEAYRSVIAMQS; via the coding sequence ATGCAGACCCGCCTCGATCTCTACACCCGCAATCTCACCCTCGGACAGGACCGGCCGCTCGCGACGGCAGTCCCCATCACTGGTGAGAGCGACAACAGCTTCGGCGACACGTTCACCCGGGTGCTCAACGAAGTGTCCGACGCCCGGGATCGCTCCGGCGATCTCACCAAGCGGTTCGCCGCCGGCGAGAACGTCGAGCTGCATCAGGTCATGGCGGCGAGTGAGGAAGCCGGCGTGGCCCTCGATTTGATCATCGAGCTGCGCAACAAGGTCGTCGAGGCCTATCGCAGTGTGATCGCCATGCAGTCCTGA
- a CDS encoding flagellar M-ring protein FliF C-terminal domain-containing protein, with amino-acid sequence MEEKANNLLTSLVGTGNARVQVAAVINFDKIERTVQAVDPEKQALATEQKAEVTPSTPQQGAGYSTSATSYENTKSVENFSGAIGNVKKLTVAVLVADKVTFPAPAGAAPADTTAPVTPPAPVITARTPEEIARIEALVRNALGVDSTRGDLISVVSAPFDMPPPVVSKADTAVTATDLIGRIQANPKPVVALAALAVLLVLGLVAVIILRPKKVKAVGDSSPPDALARGSGYPELAAGTQAQLALGDGPETSGDQNEGDDASEEAVRLPYRLPPIPTTPGREQAVAIVEQRPAAALRVARQWLRQ; translated from the coding sequence ATGGAGGAGAAGGCGAACAACCTGCTCACCAGCCTCGTGGGCACCGGCAACGCGCGGGTGCAGGTCGCCGCGGTGATCAACTTCGACAAGATCGAACGGACCGTGCAGGCGGTGGACCCCGAGAAGCAGGCCCTGGCCACAGAGCAGAAGGCCGAGGTCACCCCGAGCACACCGCAGCAGGGGGCCGGCTACAGCACGTCGGCCACGTCGTACGAGAACACCAAGAGTGTCGAGAACTTCAGCGGCGCCATCGGCAACGTGAAGAAGCTCACCGTGGCGGTGCTCGTGGCCGACAAGGTGACCTTCCCGGCGCCGGCCGGGGCGGCACCGGCCGATACCACCGCGCCGGTCACGCCACCGGCACCCGTCATCACCGCGCGCACACCCGAGGAAATCGCGCGCATCGAGGCGCTCGTGCGCAATGCGCTCGGGGTGGACAGCACGCGCGGTGACCTCATTTCGGTGGTGAGTGCGCCGTTCGACATGCCGCCACCCGTCGTCTCGAAGGCCGATACGGCCGTCACCGCGACCGACCTGATCGGGCGGATCCAGGCCAATCCCAAGCCGGTGGTGGCGCTCGCGGCGTTGGCGGTGCTGCTCGTGCTCGGCCTCGTGGCCGTGATCATCCTGCGCCCGAAGAAGGTGAAGGCCGTGGGCGATTCGTCGCCACCGGACGCCCTCGCGCGCGGCAGCGGCTATCCTGAACTCGCAGCCGGCACCCAGGCGCAGCTGGCGCTGGGGGATGGCCCGGAGACGTCCGGTGACCAGAACGAAGGCGACGACGCGTCCGAGGAGGCCGTACGCCTGCCGTACCGGTTGCCGCCGATTCCGACGACCCCCGGACGTGAACAGGCCGTCGCCATCGTTGAGCAGCGCCCCGCCGCCGCGCTGCGCGTCGCGCGCCAGTGGCTGCGCCAGTAA
- a CDS encoding sigma-54 dependent transcriptional regulator, with protein MATILYVDDEPAVGLILEDALAHAGHTPVGARSVPEALRILEQSAIDLIISDYRMPGLTGLEFIQLLTREGYDIPLIMLTGHASIEHAVASIKAGAIDYITKPVRPQQLELAVDQALEFVRLRRENESLRKEVMQFRNERQIIGDSPSIRRILQTVSMAAPTRATVLLQGESGTGKELFARAIHDQSERRDKPFIKLNCAALPEGLVESALFGHEKGAFTGAIKRVEGAFERANRGTLLLDEISEMRLDLQAKLLRVLQEQEFERVGGTTPIKVDVRIVATTNRDLAMEADHGTFRQDLYYRLSTIPVLIPPLRERPEDIPVLALRFAMRVAAELGKKIEGLSPDALEALQSYPWPGNVRELQHVIERAVILTPDPIIQPHCLEGTRFGLAHSLGKPNMRPRAFTTPGVGSSAVLAVSGAAAAPGAVGEAVGGGSTATAVGAAGSIALNSLNVAEAERVLIQHALHAADNNRTKAAELLGISVRTLRNKLNGPGKDDGED; from the coding sequence ATGGCCACGATCCTCTACGTCGACGACGAGCCGGCAGTCGGCCTGATCCTCGAGGACGCCCTCGCGCACGCCGGTCACACTCCGGTAGGCGCCCGCAGTGTCCCGGAAGCGCTCCGGATCCTCGAGCAAAGTGCGATCGACCTGATCATCTCCGACTACCGCATGCCGGGGCTGACGGGGCTGGAGTTCATCCAGCTCCTCACGCGCGAGGGGTACGACATTCCGCTCATCATGCTGACGGGGCACGCCAGCATCGAGCATGCCGTAGCGAGCATCAAGGCTGGCGCGATCGACTACATCACGAAGCCAGTGCGCCCCCAGCAGCTGGAGCTGGCGGTCGACCAGGCGCTGGAGTTCGTTCGCCTGCGCCGGGAAAACGAATCGCTCCGCAAGGAGGTCATGCAGTTCCGCAACGAACGGCAGATCATCGGCGATTCACCCAGCATCCGCCGCATTCTCCAGACCGTGAGCATGGCCGCCCCCACCCGAGCCACGGTGCTGCTGCAGGGGGAGTCGGGCACCGGGAAGGAACTGTTCGCCCGGGCGATTCACGACCAATCCGAGCGCCGCGACAAGCCCTTCATCAAGCTCAACTGCGCGGCGCTGCCGGAAGGCTTGGTCGAGTCGGCGCTCTTTGGCCACGAAAAGGGTGCCTTCACCGGCGCCATCAAGCGGGTCGAAGGGGCGTTCGAGCGCGCCAACCGCGGCACGCTATTGCTCGACGAAATCTCGGAAATGCGACTCGACCTGCAGGCGAAGCTGCTTCGCGTGTTGCAGGAGCAGGAATTCGAACGCGTCGGCGGCACGACCCCCATCAAAGTGGATGTGCGCATCGTGGCCACCACCAACCGGGATCTGGCCATGGAGGCCGACCACGGGACGTTCCGGCAGGACCTCTACTACAGATTGAGTACCATCCCGGTGCTCATCCCGCCCCTGCGGGAGCGGCCGGAGGACATCCCGGTGCTGGCACTGCGCTTCGCGATGCGCGTCGCCGCGGAACTGGGCAAGAAGATCGAGGGGCTCTCCCCCGACGCGCTCGAGGCGCTCCAGTCTTACCCGTGGCCAGGCAATGTGCGCGAATTGCAGCACGTGATCGAGCGGGCCGTCATTCTCACTCCGGACCCGATCATCCAGCCGCACTGCCTCGAGGGCACGCGCTTCGGTCTGGCCCACTCCCTCGGCAAGCCCAACATGCGCCCGCGCGCCTTCACCACCCCGGGCGTCGGCTCATCGGCCGTGCTGGCGGTATCCGGTGCGGCCGCGGCGCCGGGGGCCGTTGGGGAGGCCGTTGGGGGGGGCAGCACCGCCACCGCCGTCGGCGCCGCCGGCAGCATCGCCCTCAATTCCCTCAATGTGGCCGAGGCGGAACGCGTGCTGATTCAGCACGCGCTGCATGCTGCCGATAATAACCGGACGAAGGCCGCCGAACTCCTGGGGATCAGCGTGCGCACGTTGCGCAACAAGCTGAACGGCCCCGGCAAGGACGACGGCGAGGACTGA
- a CDS encoding flagellin → MRVTNSTITLRSQLRVQQTLQAIDRVREDISSGVRVRKMSDSPLDGGQLVRIGSSMRAIGQFRRNADGGISRAQAEETVLDQLGSALTRASELGVAQANATANAATRLAAKREVDQLINLSANLGNTRYGDEYLFGGTRATEAPLQTPAPATGRFSRLIDSSGNPVNPSGAITIEVGDGRFVTPNHNATQIFLDSDALDALRALSDALGANDAAAIRAATDRVTSANSNVQALVATQGARINEMQNARTGLDTLEFDLTVYRSDLRDTEVDKAMVELVGKQTLYQAAMSATSRILGLTLTNYL, encoded by the coding sequence ATGCGCGTCACCAACTCGACCATCACCCTCCGCAGCCAGCTCCGCGTGCAGCAGACGCTGCAGGCGATCGATCGCGTGCGCGAGGACATCTCCAGCGGTGTGCGCGTTCGCAAGATGTCGGACAGTCCCCTCGACGGGGGGCAGCTGGTGCGCATCGGCAGTTCCATGCGGGCCATCGGCCAGTTCCGGCGGAATGCCGATGGTGGGATTTCCCGGGCGCAGGCCGAAGAAACCGTGCTCGACCAGCTGGGTAGCGCGCTCACGCGGGCCAGCGAGCTGGGCGTGGCGCAGGCCAACGCGACGGCGAACGCCGCAACCCGTCTTGCCGCGAAGCGGGAGGTCGATCAGCTCATCAATCTTTCGGCCAACCTGGGCAACACCCGCTACGGCGACGAGTACCTTTTCGGCGGGACCCGCGCCACCGAGGCGCCCCTGCAGACGCCGGCGCCGGCCACCGGCAGGTTCTCCCGCCTGATCGACAGCAGCGGCAATCCCGTCAATCCGAGCGGCGCCATCACGATCGAAGTCGGCGACGGGCGATTCGTGACGCCGAATCACAACGCCACGCAGATCTTCCTTGACTCCGATGCGCTCGATGCGCTGCGCGCACTCTCCGATGCCCTGGGGGCGAACGACGCCGCGGCCATTCGCGCAGCGACCGATCGGGTAACGAGCGCCAACAGCAACGTACAGGCGCTGGTGGCCACGCAGGGCGCTCGCATCAACGAAATGCAGAACGCGCGGACCGGCCTCGACACCCTCGAGTTCGATCTCACGGTGTATCGCTCGGACCTCCGGGATACCGAAGTCGACAAGGCGATGGTTGAACTGGTCGGCAAGCAGACGTTGTACCAGGCGGCCATGAGCGCGACCTCCCGCATCCTTGGCCTCACCCTCACCAATTACCTCTGA
- a CDS encoding flagellar basal body rod protein FlgC, with the protein MPIKPIRQPALLPVPGQQVVRPMFKSMGIAASGIAAQRQRMEVIAQNIANADVTRGPDGQPYRRRDVVLEAATSQTAVYNPGTPAAQAMGSSVASNGVFGSPAFDVPVTADGPKPIEVPVLSAAGGVNGPLGGEYGVRVAGIAEDQGQGRLVYEPGHPDANEAGYVRYPDIDTTQELVKLMDAKRIYEANAAVFSTAKSMLRAALDI; encoded by the coding sequence ATGCCGATCAAGCCGATCCGCCAGCCCGCCCTCCTGCCCGTCCCCGGGCAGCAGGTGGTGCGCCCCATGTTCAAATCCATGGGCATCGCCGCCAGCGGCATCGCCGCCCAGCGTCAGCGCATGGAGGTCATCGCGCAGAACATTGCCAACGCCGACGTCACGCGCGGTCCCGACGGCCAGCCGTACCGGCGCCGCGACGTCGTGCTTGAGGCAGCCACGTCGCAGACCGCCGTCTACAACCCGGGGACGCCGGCGGCCCAGGCCATGGGCTCGAGCGTCGCCAGCAATGGCGTCTTCGGCTCGCCGGCCTTCGACGTACCGGTGACGGCAGACGGGCCCAAACCCATCGAAGTGCCCGTGCTGAGTGCTGCCGGTGGTGTGAACGGCCCCCTCGGCGGCGAGTACGGTGTGCGTGTTGCCGGCATCGCCGAAGACCAGGGACAGGGCCGGCTCGTGTACGAGCCCGGCCATCCCGACGCGAACGAGGCCGGCTACGTGCGCTACCCCGACATCGACACCACGCAGGAACTCGTGAAGCTCATGGACGCCAAACGCATCTACGAAGCCAACGCGGCGGTGTTCAGCACCGCGAAATCCATGCTCCGCGCCGCGCTGGACATCTGA
- a CDS encoding flagellar assembly protein FliW, whose product MSTAAMEQSRGPVAIAHPLGAMEVPADAVMRFTTPMWGFEPHREFALLPAARQGLWWFLSTTDSATTFVLADPFVAVDGYSIDLTDHERDELALVNESDALALVLVALPGAAGGSVTANFRAPLVFNLSTCLVKQVVNRDEQFGLAEAVDLSRYPLQDDPVAQG is encoded by the coding sequence ATGAGCACTGCTGCCATGGAACAGTCTCGCGGCCCCGTAGCGATTGCTCACCCCCTCGGCGCGATGGAGGTGCCCGCCGACGCGGTGATGCGCTTCACCACGCCGATGTGGGGCTTCGAGCCGCATCGCGAGTTCGCGCTGTTGCCGGCAGCCCGTCAGGGGCTCTGGTGGTTCCTTTCCACCACCGACTCGGCGACGACCTTCGTGCTCGCCGATCCGTTCGTGGCGGTCGACGGGTACAGCATCGATCTCACCGACCACGAGCGCGATGAGCTGGCGCTGGTGAACGAATCGGATGCGCTGGCGTTGGTGCTGGTCGCCCTGCCCGGAGCGGCCGGCGGGTCGGTCACCGCCAATTTCCGCGCTCCGCTCGTGTTCAACCTGAGCACGTGCCTGGTGAAGCAGGTGGTGAATCGGGACGAGCAGTTCGGTCTGGCCGAGGCGGTCGACCTCTCGCGGTATCCGCTGCAGGACGATCCCGTGGCCCAGGGCTGA